The following are from one region of the Amycolatopsis sp. QT-25 genome:
- a CDS encoding phosphatase PAP2 family protein, translating into MIGGPPAFPPRARIPLWALGAFGFVVALVLGLRYAGTSHTAGLDALVLPVVDRVQGPLWYLATAIDFAGEPVGAIVVMALFGWVCVRHRRPRTALLLVAASGVTVALTTGLKPLTGRLIHGEFLSYPSGHTAFAVTVATVVALLVIDVRGLGAVGAAWVLVGSVAFSGLAMGWAEVALGAHYPTDTFGGFGVAVAVVPVVAWAVDRLTRRA; encoded by the coding sequence GTGATCGGCGGTCCGCCCGCGTTCCCGCCGCGGGCGCGGATCCCGCTCTGGGCGCTGGGCGCCTTCGGCTTCGTCGTCGCTCTCGTCCTCGGCCTCCGCTACGCCGGGACTTCCCACACCGCCGGCCTCGACGCCCTGGTGTTGCCGGTGGTCGACCGGGTCCAAGGCCCGCTCTGGTACCTGGCGACCGCCATCGACTTCGCGGGCGAACCGGTGGGCGCGATCGTGGTGATGGCGCTGTTCGGCTGGGTGTGCGTGCGGCACCGGCGGCCGCGGACAGCGCTCCTGCTGGTGGCCGCCTCCGGGGTGACGGTCGCGCTGACCACCGGCCTGAAACCCCTGACCGGCAGGCTGATCCACGGCGAGTTCCTCTCCTACCCCAGCGGTCACACGGCTTTCGCGGTCACCGTGGCGACCGTCGTCGCGCTGCTGGTGATCGACGTGCGGGGTCTCGGAGCCGTCGGGGCGGCCTGGGTGCTGGTGGGGTCGGTCGCGTTCTCGGGGCTCGCGATGGGATGGGCGGAGGTGGCGCTGGGGGCGCACTATCCGACGGACACCTTCGGGGGGTTCGGGGTCGCTGTCGCGGTGGTGCCCGTGGTGGCGTGGGCGGTGGACCGGCTCACGCGGCGGGCTTGA
- a CDS encoding right-handed parallel beta-helix repeat-containing protein — protein sequence MPAFLIVLLLIATGVVTASAAPVAACAAGPVSPGKPADAVVVSPGTDLSAKTRELPAGTTFWLTEGKHTLGSDEFGQVIPKDGNAYLGAPGAVLDGGGVNRYAFTQQARDVVLRGLTIRGFAAPRDQGVVNHDSGERWTIEGNTIEDNGGAAMMAGPGQKVLRNCLRNNGQYGINAYRAGDGITGLLVEGNEITGNNTDDWETKEPGCGCTGGAKFWAVNGADIRGNWVHHNHGAGLWADTNNNDFLIEDNLIEDNEAEALFYEISYNAVVRGNTFRRNTLVQGHAFAARGDNFPIGTIYISESGGEPRVRARTSSVEIVDNVFQDNWAGITLWENADRFCNSPANTSSGSCTLLVPSVSSCSSPGIASAPLYDDCRWKTQRVSIHGNKFSHGSACSDLCGRMALLANYGTYPDWSPYRGTSVSEAVTFRQENRWYDNAYSGEWRFVVQDTSRTVGVSGWQGAPYSQDACSSFGDGGC from the coding sequence GTGCCCGCGTTCCTGATTGTTCTGCTGCTCATCGCGACAGGAGTCGTCACGGCTTCGGCGGCTCCTGTCGCGGCCTGCGCCGCGGGACCGGTGAGCCCGGGGAAGCCGGCCGACGCCGTGGTCGTCTCCCCGGGAACCGATCTTTCCGCGAAGACGCGCGAACTCCCGGCCGGTACGACGTTCTGGCTCACCGAAGGCAAGCACACCCTGGGCTCGGACGAATTCGGCCAGGTCATCCCGAAGGACGGCAACGCCTACCTCGGCGCGCCCGGCGCCGTCCTGGACGGAGGTGGCGTCAACCGCTACGCGTTCACCCAACAGGCGCGCGACGTCGTCCTCCGCGGCCTCACGATCCGCGGTTTCGCGGCGCCGCGGGATCAGGGCGTGGTCAACCACGACTCCGGCGAACGCTGGACCATCGAAGGCAACACCATCGAGGACAACGGAGGCGCCGCGATGATGGCGGGGCCCGGTCAGAAGGTGCTGCGGAACTGCCTGCGGAACAACGGGCAGTACGGCATCAACGCCTACCGGGCGGGCGACGGGATCACCGGACTGCTCGTCGAGGGCAACGAGATCACCGGCAACAACACCGACGACTGGGAGACGAAGGAACCCGGCTGCGGGTGCACCGGCGGCGCGAAATTCTGGGCCGTGAACGGCGCCGACATCCGCGGCAACTGGGTCCACCACAACCACGGCGCCGGCCTGTGGGCGGACACGAACAACAACGACTTCCTGATCGAGGACAACCTGATCGAGGACAACGAGGCGGAGGCGTTGTTCTACGAGATCTCCTACAACGCCGTGGTCCGCGGGAACACCTTCCGGCGCAACACCCTCGTGCAGGGTCACGCCTTCGCCGCGCGCGGCGACAACTTCCCGATCGGGACGATCTACATCTCCGAGTCCGGCGGTGAGCCACGCGTTCGCGCCCGGACTTCTTCGGTGGAGATCGTCGACAACGTCTTCCAGGACAACTGGGCCGGAATCACCCTGTGGGAGAACGCGGACCGCTTCTGCAACAGCCCGGCGAACACGTCCTCCGGGTCGTGCACATTGCTCGTCCCTTCGGTCTCTTCGTGTTCTTCGCCCGGGATCGCTTCTGCTCCGTTGTACGACGACTGCCGGTGGAAGACGCAGCGGGTTTCCATCCACGGCAACAAGTTCTCTCACGGCTCCGCGTGCTCGGACCTTTGCGGGCGGATGGCTCTTTTGGCGAACTACGGGACCTATCCGGACTGGTCGCCTTATCGGGGAACCTCCGTTTCGGAGGCGGTGACCTTCCGGCAGGAAAATCGGTGGTACGACAACGCTTACTCCGGTGAGTGGCGGTTCGTCGTTCAGGACACTTCGCGGACCGTGGGGGTTTCGGGGTGGCAGGGGGCTCCTTACTCGCAGGATGCTTGTAGTTCTTTTGGGGATGGCGGGTGCTGA
- a CDS encoding right-handed parallel beta-helix repeat-containing protein yields the protein MSSRIAARSAGSRTLRVALSVLLLLVAVETTAEATEEPARGVCGTTVGVPSAPAGAQIVEPGTDLTDRTRFSPPGSTFWLAPGTHTLSSDQFGQVMPKDGNVYLGAPGAVLDGRGINRAAFTTPAKDVVIRGLTIRGFVAERDQGVVNHDSGERWTIEGNVIEDNDGAGMMTGAGQRVIGNCLRDNGQYGINAYRFGGGLTDLVIEGNEITGNNTDDWETRIPGCGCSGGAKFWAVNGADVVGNWVHHNHGVGLWADTNNNDFLIQENLIEDNASEGLFYEISYNLELIGNTFNRNALVQGRNRAAKGDNFPVAAVYLSESGGEPRLPARTSRIDIRGNMFSDNWSGITLWENADRFCNSPANTSTLSCTPLVSPTSACSDPGIKTEPLYGDCRWKTQRVSVHENTFEIDSSLEGCLGLCGRMAVLSNYGTFPAWSPYRGAVISESITFRQDNRWYDNQYYGPWTFVAHDTSRKLTAAQWRAEPYGQDVCSGFGEATTC from the coding sequence ATGAGTTCAAGGATCGCAGCTCGCTCGGCCGGCTCGCGCACGCTTCGCGTGGCGTTGTCGGTGTTACTGCTCCTGGTCGCCGTTGAAACCACAGCGGAGGCAACCGAAGAGCCGGCTCGAGGGGTGTGCGGCACGACCGTCGGCGTCCCCTCCGCCCCGGCGGGCGCCCAGATCGTCGAACCGGGCACCGATCTGACCGACCGGACCCGGTTCAGCCCGCCGGGGAGCACGTTCTGGCTGGCGCCGGGCACGCATACGCTCAGTTCCGACCAGTTCGGCCAGGTGATGCCCAAGGACGGCAACGTCTACCTCGGCGCACCCGGCGCCGTGCTCGACGGACGCGGGATCAACCGCGCGGCCTTCACCACGCCGGCCAAGGACGTGGTGATCCGCGGGCTGACCATCCGCGGTTTCGTCGCCGAACGGGACCAGGGCGTGGTCAACCACGACTCCGGCGAACGCTGGACCATCGAAGGCAACGTCATCGAGGACAACGACGGGGCCGGGATGATGACCGGGGCCGGCCAGCGGGTGATCGGGAACTGCCTGCGCGACAACGGCCAGTACGGGATCAACGCCTACCGTTTCGGTGGCGGGCTGACCGATCTGGTGATCGAGGGCAACGAGATCACCGGGAACAACACCGATGATTGGGAGACCAGGATACCCGGCTGCGGTTGCAGCGGTGGTGCGAAGTTCTGGGCCGTGAACGGGGCCGACGTCGTCGGCAACTGGGTCCACCACAACCACGGTGTCGGGCTTTGGGCCGACACGAACAACAACGACTTCCTCATCCAGGAGAACCTGATCGAGGACAACGCGTCCGAGGGGCTGTTCTACGAGATCTCCTACAACCTGGAGCTGATCGGGAACACCTTCAACCGGAACGCGCTGGTGCAAGGCCGGAACCGGGCCGCCAAGGGAGACAACTTCCCGGTCGCGGCGGTGTACCTCAGCGAATCCGGCGGCGAGCCCAGACTGCCCGCCCGGACCAGCCGGATCGACATCCGGGGCAACATGTTCTCCGACAACTGGTCGGGGATCACGTTGTGGGAGAACGCCGACCGGTTCTGCAACAGCCCGGCCAACACGTCGACGCTGTCCTGTACGCCGTTGGTGTCGCCGACGTCCGCCTGCTCCGATCCGGGCATCAAGACCGAACCGCTGTACGGCGACTGCCGCTGGAAGACCCAGCGCGTTTCGGTGCACGAGAACACGTTCGAGATCGATTCGTCGTTGGAAGGCTGTCTCGGCCTCTGTGGGCGGATGGCGGTGCTCTCGAACTACGGGACCTTCCCGGCCTGGTCGCCGTATCGGGGTGCCGTGATCTCGGAGTCGATCACCTTCCGGCAGGACAACCGGTGGTACGACAACCAGTACTACGGGCCCTGGACGTTCGTCGCCCACGACACGTCACGGAAGCTGACCGCGGCACAATGGCGGGCCGAGCCCTACGGGCAGGACGTTTGCAGCGGTTTCGGGGAGGCGACGACCTGCTGA
- a CDS encoding glutamate-1-semialdehyde 2,1-aminomutase yields MTRRLPRSMRANERLHAMIPGGAHTYAKGDDQYPENLAPVISHGLGAHVWDVDGNSYIEYGSGLRAVSLGHVHPRVSEAAHREIDRGANFARPSIVEERAATKFLETVPTAEMVKFAKNGSDATTAAVKLARAATGRPLVAICRDHAFFSIDDWFIGTTPMSSGIPAGITDLTVSFPYGDLPATERLLRENAGQVACLILEASTQLEPPAGYLVGLRELADRYGCVLVFDEMITGFRWSEAGAQGLYGVTPDLSTFGKALGNGFAVSALAGKRELMELGGLRTAEERVFLLSTTHGAETHSLAAAIAVMETYTEEGIAARLHSLGDRLAAGVREVAASAGVGEHVVVRGRASNLVFGTLDAGKKPSQDYRTLFLRQLVTGGVLGPSFVVSSALSEEDIDRTVEVVSQACLVYRKALDADDPAPWLGGRPVKPVFRRRV; encoded by the coding sequence ATGACCCGTCGTCTTCCCCGATCCATGCGGGCCAACGAACGCCTCCACGCGATGATCCCCGGCGGCGCGCACACCTACGCCAAGGGGGACGACCAGTACCCGGAGAACCTGGCGCCGGTCATTTCGCACGGGCTCGGCGCGCACGTCTGGGACGTCGACGGGAACTCCTACATCGAGTACGGCTCGGGCCTGCGCGCGGTCAGCCTCGGGCACGTGCACCCGCGGGTCAGCGAAGCGGCCCACCGGGAGATCGACCGGGGCGCCAACTTCGCCCGTCCATCCATCGTGGAGGAACGCGCGGCGACGAAGTTCCTCGAAACCGTACCCACCGCGGAGATGGTCAAGTTCGCGAAGAACGGCTCGGACGCCACCACGGCCGCGGTCAAACTCGCCAGGGCGGCCACCGGCAGGCCGTTGGTGGCGATCTGCCGCGACCACGCGTTCTTCTCCATCGACGACTGGTTCATCGGCACCACCCCGATGTCGTCGGGCATCCCGGCGGGGATCACCGACCTGACGGTGTCGTTCCCCTACGGCGACCTCCCGGCGACCGAGCGGCTGCTGCGGGAGAACGCGGGCCAGGTCGCCTGCCTGATCCTCGAGGCGTCCACGCAACTCGAACCGCCCGCCGGGTACCTCGTCGGCCTGCGGGAACTCGCCGACCGGTACGGCTGCGTCCTCGTCTTCGACGAGATGATCACCGGCTTTCGCTGGTCGGAGGCGGGAGCGCAGGGTCTCTACGGGGTCACGCCGGACCTTTCGACGTTCGGCAAGGCACTCGGGAACGGGTTCGCCGTCTCGGCGCTGGCGGGTAAACGCGAACTGATGGAACTCGGCGGACTGCGCACCGCCGAGGAGCGCGTCTTCCTGCTGTCCACCACGCACGGCGCCGAAACGCATTCACTGGCCGCCGCCATCGCGGTCATGGAGACCTACACCGAAGAAGGCATCGCCGCGCGGCTGCACTCGCTCGGCGACCGGCTCGCCGCCGGAGTCCGCGAAGTCGCGGCCTCGGCAGGGGTCGGGGAACACGTCGTCGTGCGCGGCCGGGCGAGCAACCTCGTCTTCGGCACGCTCGACGCCGGGAAGAAACCGTCGCAGGACTACCGAACGTTGTTCCTGCGGCAACTGGTCACCGGCGGGGTCCTCGGGCCGTCGTTCGTGGTCAGCAGCGCGTTGTCCGAAGAAGACATCGACCGGACGGTCGAAGTGGTCTCGCAGGCCTGCCTCGTGTACCGCAAAGCGCTCGACGCGGATGATCCGGCGCCGTGGCTGGGTGGCCGTCCGGTGAAGCCGGTTTTTCGGAGAAGGGTATGA
- a CDS encoding O-antigen ligase domain-containing protein yields the protein MLDPAVRAEPSIRTGMPKAVGVAWTLLIINTLGSTGAKTLIPLPRSVSQLITMGALGAAFVIALALNARLRIRPSAYLFLLTLLLVLSVVSSLNLEGGFGALFRCFRFALFLSTLWLLTRWWNGGLDLVRTHVRAYGMVLVTVVIGLALGPGNALPFEYGGRLTGTLWPLTPPQVGQYAAVVIGLTTLLWLGGKLERKHALVVIVPAFGILLLTHTRTAMLGLVAGTVVALMSQWMSSARARKVFTWLVFGGLFAVVALGGLLQAWFLRGQSEENFSSLTGRAKVWDALLDAPRTTLEYLFGVGLTDKSYDGLPIDSSWLAVYHEQGYVGIAIVAAFLLVLVVVAVLRPPSPARACAIFLITYCLSASYTEAGLGDASPYLLHLALAASLLVRAPAEEPEFVTDDRRS from the coding sequence ATGCTCGATCCCGCGGTCCGGGCCGAACCGTCGATCCGCACGGGCATGCCCAAGGCGGTCGGCGTCGCCTGGACGCTGCTGATCATCAACACGCTGGGCTCGACCGGGGCGAAGACGCTCATCCCGTTGCCGCGTTCGGTCAGCCAGCTGATCACCATGGGGGCGCTGGGCGCCGCGTTCGTGATCGCGCTCGCCCTGAACGCCCGGCTGCGCATCCGGCCGAGCGCCTATCTCTTCCTGCTCACGCTGTTGCTGGTGCTGAGCGTGGTCTCCAGCCTGAACCTGGAGGGCGGGTTCGGCGCGCTGTTCCGCTGCTTCCGGTTCGCCCTCTTCCTCAGCACCCTGTGGCTGCTGACCCGCTGGTGGAACGGCGGTCTCGACCTCGTCCGCACGCATGTCCGCGCCTACGGCATGGTGCTGGTGACGGTGGTGATCGGGCTCGCGCTCGGCCCGGGCAACGCGCTGCCGTTCGAGTACGGCGGACGGCTCACCGGGACGCTGTGGCCGCTGACCCCGCCGCAGGTCGGCCAGTACGCGGCCGTCGTCATCGGGCTCACGACGTTGTTGTGGCTCGGGGGGAAACTGGAGCGGAAACACGCGCTGGTGGTCATCGTCCCGGCGTTCGGCATCCTGCTGCTGACCCACACCCGCACCGCGATGCTCGGCCTGGTGGCCGGCACCGTGGTGGCGCTGATGTCGCAGTGGATGTCCAGCGCCCGCGCGCGCAAGGTGTTCACCTGGCTCGTGTTCGGCGGCCTGTTCGCGGTGGTGGCCTTGGGCGGGTTGCTGCAAGCCTGGTTCCTGCGGGGGCAGTCCGAGGAGAACTTCTCCAGCCTCACCGGCCGCGCGAAGGTGTGGGACGCGCTGCTCGACGCGCCGCGTACGACGCTCGAATACCTGTTCGGCGTCGGGCTGACCGACAAGTCCTACGACGGTCTCCCGATCGACAGCAGCTGGCTCGCCGTCTACCACGAGCAGGGTTACGTCGGGATCGCGATCGTGGCCGCGTTCCTGCTCGTTCTGGTCGTGGTCGCGGTGCTGCGCCCGCCGTCCCCCGCCAGAGCGTGCGCGATCTTCCTGATCACGTACTGTCTTTCCGCCTCCTACACCGAGGCCGGCCTCGGCGACGCGTCGCCGTACCTGCTGCACCTGGCCCTGGCCGCGTCGCTGCTGGTGCGTGCGCCCGCCGAAGAACCCGAGTTCGTCACGGATGACAGGCGGAGCTGA
- a CDS encoding glycosyltransferase family 4 protein, protein MKVLVIHNRYRSEQPSGENTVVDQETALLAEAGHDVGLFERRSDDIAEMSLPRKAVVPLQVPWNRAVRAELARRLADDRPDVVHIHNTFPLLSPSVLAACADAGVPAVATVHNYTLICPPGTLYREGYICTDCVGRKPVPAVRHGCYRGSGLATVPMAASMMLNRNRWWNGVSRFFCISKAQREILIAAGMPAERLAVKYNYVTDPGKTRQGAGEHLLFLGRITAEKGVGLLMKAWDQLAAAGGSLPPLVIAGTGPMQDEVARWAHGRDDVRYVGLQSKEECQDLIVRSNAVIAPSEWLEAFGLVVVEAMAAGVPTVAAAHGAFRELVEEGVTGLLHEPGNAGSLAARLREIVGDAERNQEMGWAARLVYEQEFTPKVGLDRLVGGYQAAIDA, encoded by the coding sequence GTGAAGGTTCTCGTGATCCACAATCGGTACCGATCCGAGCAGCCGAGCGGCGAGAACACCGTCGTCGACCAGGAGACCGCGTTGCTCGCCGAGGCCGGGCACGACGTCGGCCTGTTCGAGCGGCGCAGCGACGACATCGCGGAGATGTCGCTGCCGCGCAAGGCCGTCGTCCCACTGCAGGTGCCGTGGAACCGGGCCGTGCGCGCGGAACTGGCGCGGCGCCTCGCCGACGACCGGCCGGACGTCGTCCACATCCACAACACGTTCCCGCTGCTGTCGCCGTCGGTACTGGCCGCCTGCGCCGACGCGGGGGTCCCGGCGGTCGCCACCGTGCACAACTACACGCTGATCTGCCCGCCCGGCACGCTGTACCGCGAGGGCTACATCTGCACCGATTGCGTGGGCCGCAAGCCGGTCCCGGCGGTGCGGCACGGGTGCTACCGCGGTTCGGGGCTGGCCACCGTGCCGATGGCGGCGAGCATGATGCTGAATCGAAACCGCTGGTGGAACGGGGTTTCGCGGTTCTTCTGCATCTCGAAGGCGCAGCGCGAGATCCTCATTGCCGCCGGGATGCCCGCCGAGCGGCTCGCGGTGAAGTACAACTACGTCACCGATCCGGGCAAGACGCGCCAGGGGGCGGGGGAGCACCTGCTGTTCCTCGGCCGCATCACCGCGGAAAAGGGCGTCGGTCTGCTGATGAAGGCGTGGGACCAGCTCGCCGCCGCGGGCGGTTCGCTGCCGCCGCTGGTGATCGCCGGCACCGGCCCGATGCAGGACGAGGTCGCGCGCTGGGCACACGGCCGTGACGACGTCCGCTACGTCGGGCTTCAATCCAAAGAGGAGTGTCAAGACCTGATCGTCCGCTCGAACGCCGTCATCGCCCCGTCGGAATGGCTGGAGGCGTTCGGCCTGGTCGTGGTCGAGGCGATGGCCGCCGGTGTCCCGACGGTCGCCGCCGCCCACGGCGCCTTCCGCGAGTTGGTGGAAGAGGGCGTCACCGGCCTGCTGCACGAACCAGGGAACGCCGGCTCGCTCGCGGCGCGGCTGCGGGAGATCGTCGGCGACGCCGAACGGAACCAGGAAATGGGCTGGGCGGCACGGCTGGTGTACGAACAGGAGTTCACCCCGAAGGTCGGCCTCGACCGGCTCGTCGGTGGCTACCAGGCAGCGATCGACGCGTGA
- a CDS encoding right-handed parallel beta-helix repeat-containing protein, which produces MIARPHRLRRAALLVLLGSLTLTACTTPAEEPGPDPAEAPPGALAQVCDKLPEGPAEAPAGAVKIDPAVPGDLAAKTRSSPAGTTFWLAPGTHKLGDDRYDQVNPKPGNVYVGGPKAVLDGRKINQYAFAGDAADVKIRNLTVQGFAAPHDEGVVNHDSADGWIIEHSAVQDNDGAALMAGARQQVRGNCLRRNGQYGMNAYARDSGITGLVVEGNEITGNNTGDWESKIEGCGCSGGIKFWAVDGADIVGNRVHDNRGVGLWADTNNNDFRIAGNVVENNDGSALMYETSYNAVISGNTFRRNNWVDGKRYIDRGDSFPVASIYVSESGGEPRVKARTDKLEISGNTFENNWNGVTLWENSDRFCNSPANTSSGSCTRLVPEQANCALPGIAGGPLNGDCRWKTQRVEIHHNRFVLDPAVAGCEESCARMAMLANFGTFPDWSPYKGEVVQHAITFAQGNRHYDNTYSGPWNFIAFEPSRVLGFGEWQGAPYRQDQGSKLTRAGGG; this is translated from the coding sequence GTGATCGCACGACCGCACCGCCTCCGCCGGGCAGCGCTTCTGGTGCTGCTCGGCTCGCTGACGCTGACCGCCTGCACCACCCCGGCCGAAGAACCTGGACCGGATCCGGCCGAGGCGCCGCCCGGCGCGCTCGCGCAGGTGTGCGACAAGCTGCCGGAGGGGCCGGCGGAAGCACCGGCGGGGGCGGTGAAGATCGATCCGGCGGTGCCGGGCGACCTCGCGGCGAAGACGCGATCGAGCCCGGCGGGGACGACGTTCTGGCTGGCACCGGGGACGCACAAGCTCGGCGACGACCGCTACGACCAGGTCAACCCGAAGCCGGGGAACGTCTACGTGGGCGGCCCGAAGGCCGTCCTCGACGGCCGGAAGATCAACCAGTACGCCTTCGCGGGCGACGCCGCCGACGTCAAGATCCGGAATCTGACCGTGCAGGGCTTCGCCGCGCCGCACGACGAAGGTGTGGTCAACCACGATTCCGCCGACGGATGGATCATCGAGCACAGCGCCGTCCAGGACAACGACGGCGCGGCGCTGATGGCGGGCGCGCGGCAGCAGGTCCGGGGCAACTGCCTGCGGCGCAACGGCCAGTACGGGATGAACGCTTACGCGCGGGACAGCGGCATCACCGGCCTCGTCGTCGAGGGCAACGAGATCACCGGCAACAACACCGGCGACTGGGAAAGCAAAATCGAGGGCTGCGGCTGCTCCGGCGGGATCAAGTTCTGGGCGGTCGACGGGGCGGACATCGTCGGCAACAGGGTGCACGACAACCGCGGTGTCGGGCTGTGGGCCGACACGAACAACAACGACTTCCGCATCGCGGGCAACGTCGTCGAGAACAACGACGGCTCCGCGCTGATGTACGAGACCAGCTACAACGCCGTGATCAGCGGCAACACCTTCCGCCGCAACAACTGGGTGGACGGCAAGCGGTACATCGACCGCGGCGACAGCTTCCCGGTGGCGTCGATCTACGTGTCCGAATCCGGCGGCGAGCCGAGGGTGAAGGCGCGCACGGACAAACTGGAGATCTCCGGGAACACGTTCGAGAACAACTGGAACGGCGTCACCCTGTGGGAGAACTCCGACCGGTTCTGCAACAGCCCGGCCAACACCTCGTCCGGCTCCTGCACGCGGCTGGTGCCCGAGCAGGCGAACTGCGCGCTGCCCGGGATCGCGGGCGGGCCGCTGAACGGCGACTGCCGATGGAAGACCCAGCGCGTCGAGATCCACCACAACCGGTTCGTGCTCGACCCGGCCGTCGCCGGTTGCGAGGAAAGCTGCGCGCGGATGGCGATGCTCGCGAACTTCGGCACCTTCCCGGACTGGTCGCCGTACAAGGGTGAGGTCGTCCAGCACGCGATCACCTTCGCCCAGGGCAACCGGCACTACGACAACACCTACTCCGGACCGTGGAACTTCATCGCCTTCGAGCCGAGCCGGGTACTGGGTTTCGGTGAATGGCAAGGCGCGCCGTACCGGCAGGACCAGGGCAGCAAACTCACCCGTGCGGGAGGTGGCTGA